In a genomic window of Wyeomyia smithii strain HCP4-BCI-WySm-NY-G18 chromosome 1, ASM2978416v1, whole genome shotgun sequence:
- the LOC129717658 gene encoding 5-hydroxytryptamine receptor 1-like, which yields MDPTVLPLLSTLVAPPSVQSNVVVASGALVVAAAAAAGNATGATVAAILNATVSSGLLEYLLNGSSIHASLPVLADNQAPAQLTSSTSSLTETSSESSAIKSSLNVLTFQTIIISTILLAVIIGTIIGNVLVCVAVCLVRKLRRPCNYLLVSLAISDLCVALLVMPTALLYEVLEEWKFGHVFCDIWVSFDVLSCTASILNLCAISVDRYWAITKPLEYGVKRTPRRMIALIVLVWLVAACISLPPLLILGNEHMTNGHPSCSVCQNFFYQIYATLGSFYIPLAVMLFVYFQIFRAARRIVNEEKRAQTRLDTVVNGSATPEKKLGPCKSVLVNAPHHHKRLRFQLAKERKASTTLGIIMSAFTICWLPFFILALVRPFLGDDHPTLSSVFLWLGYANSLLNPIIYATLNRDFRKPFQEILYFRCSSLNNMMREDFYHSQYGEPGSQRLVITNDGGARESFL from the coding sequence ATGGATCCAACAGTTTTACCACTGTTGTCGACCTTGGTAGCACCGCCGTCGGTACAGTCGAACGTCGTTGTCGCATCGGGGGCACTCGTTGTAGCAGCTGCGGCAGCAGCGGGCAATGCAACCGGTGCGACGGTTGCAGCCATACTCAACGCCACCGTGTCATCCGGCTTGCTGGAATACCTTCTTAACGGCAGCTCCATTCACGCATCACTGCCAGTTCTTGCGGATAACCAAGCGCCAGCACAGCTCACATCATCAACCAGCTCTCTAACCGAAACTAGCAGCGAGAGTTCCGCCATCAAATCCAGCCTTAATGTTTTAACCTTCCAGACAATCATCATCAGCACCATTCTACTAGCCGTAATCATCGGGACAATCATAGGCAACGTACTGGTTTGTGTAGCAGTCTGTCTGGTGCGTAAACTACGACGACCCTGTAACTACCTTCTAGTGTCATTAGCAATATCCGATCTGTGCGTGGCATTGCTAGTGATGCCAACCGCGCTGTTGTACGAAGTGCTCGAAGAATGGAAATTTGGGCACGTGTTCTGCGACATTTGGGTGTCGTTCGATGTGCTCTCCTGCACTGCGTCAATCTTGAACCTGTGTGCCATCTCAGTTGACCGTTATTGGGCCATCACCAAGCCACTCGAGTACGGCGTTAAGCGTACACCTCGGCGGATGATTGCCCTGATCGTGCTAGTCTGGCTCGTAGCAGCCTGTATATCGCTCCCACCACTCTTAATCTTAGGCAATGAACACATGACCAACGGCCATCCATCCTGTTCGGTGTGCCAGAACTTCTTCTACCAAATCTACGCAACTCTCGGTTCCTTTTACATCCCGCTGGCGGTGATGCTGTTCGTCTACTTCCAGATCTTCCGAGCAGCGCGCCGAATAGTGAACGAAGAAAAACGAGCGCAGACACGTCTGGACACGGTCGTCAACGGAAGTGCGACACCGGAGAAAAAACTAGGACCCTGCAAAAGTGTCCTGGTCAATGCACCGCACCATCACAAGCGGCTTCGCTTCCAGCTGGCCAAAGAGCGCAAAGCATCGACAACCCTCGGTATCATCATGTCAGCCTTTACCATTTGCTGGCTGCCATTCTTTATCCTCGCACTAGTCCGACCGTTTCTCGGGGACGACCATCCGACGCTATCGTCAGTGTTTCTGTGGCTTGGTTACGCCAACTCGCTGCTGAATCCCATCATTTATGCCACGCTGAACCGAGACTTCCGGAAGCCCTTCCAGGAGATCCTGTACTTCCGCTGTTCCAGCCTGAACAACATGATGCGGGAGGACTTTTACCATAGCCAGTATGGCGAACCGGGTTCGCAGCGCCTGGTCATCACGAACGATGGCGGGGCGCGGGAAAGTTTCCTATGA